A genomic stretch from Flavobacterium lindanitolerans includes:
- a CDS encoding RNA polymerase sigma factor — MNQSEFVKIITPFKDKVFRLAKRLLVSTEEAEDATQEVLVKLWDKKNGLDKYNSVEAFAMTITKNYCLDQLKSKRAGNLQIVHNNYTDGQAGMQKQLEDRDSLGWVEKIINGLPEQQRMIVQFRDVEQYEFEEIAKMMDMNETAVRVALSRARKTIREFMTKTHNYGIG; from the coding sequence ATGAACCAATCTGAGTTTGTAAAAATAATAACTCCGTTTAAGGATAAAGTCTTTAGGCTGGCCAAGCGTCTGCTTGTTAGTACGGAGGAAGCAGAAGATGCAACTCAGGAAGTTTTGGTCAAGCTTTGGGACAAAAAAAACGGGTTGGATAAGTATAACAGTGTTGAAGCTTTTGCCATGACAATTACAAAAAATTATTGTCTGGACCAGCTAAAATCGAAAAGAGCCGGAAATCTGCAGATTGTACATAATAATTATACAGACGGACAGGCCGGAATGCAAAAACAGCTTGAAGACCGGGATAGTTTAGGATGGGTCGAGAAAATTATCAACGGACTTCCGGAACAACAACGAATGATAGTTCAGTTTAGAGATGTCGAACAATATGAATTTGAAGAAATTGCCAAAATGATGGATATGAATGAAACCGCAGTGCGAGTTGCGCTTTCAAGAGCAAGGAAGACGATTAGAGAATTTATGACAAAAACACACAATTATGGAATTGGATAG
- a CDS encoding S41 family peptidase, which produces MKKTFIFAILLFIGISSFFACQDDLDDIEVPKELKINDFIWKGLNLYYYWQADVTDLSDSRFANQGELNAYLNGFSSPEDLFYSLLNNYPNTDRFSVIFSDYTVLEGVLSGNTANNGVDYQLLRKAEGSDEVFGWVRYIIPNSDASSKDIRRGDIFYAVNGTPLNVNNYRELLAGQNYTLNLADYDSGNITPNSRSVALTKTDLAENPILINKVLTYDTHKIGYLMYNGFYGEYDNNLNAVFGQFRAEGVTDLVLDLRYNSGGAVKSATYLASMITGQFNGQVFAKQQWNAKIEDYFNDNDPEQLINRFSNSIGGNAINSLNLTKVYILTSKSTASSSELVINGLKPYIEVVQIGDVTVGKNVGSVTLYDSPSFGKQGRSNRHKYAMQPICFKIVNSAGFGEYQNGISPPTPQPENLGDLGVLGEPTEPLLSMAISQITNAGRRRMQQPDKTFEPFKDRKSMQRFGTEMYIDKVPDGIKDFFKF; this is translated from the coding sequence ATGAAAAAGACTTTTATTTTCGCAATCCTTTTATTCATCGGAATTTCAAGCTTCTTTGCTTGTCAGGATGACCTTGATGACATTGAAGTTCCAAAAGAATTAAAAATTAACGATTTTATTTGGAAAGGCCTTAATTTATATTATTACTGGCAGGCAGATGTAACGGATTTATCAGATAGCCGATTTGCCAATCAGGGTGAATTAAACGCATATCTTAATGGTTTTAGCTCACCGGAAGATTTATTCTACAGTCTATTAAACAATTATCCGAATACCGACAGGTTTAGCGTAATTTTTAGCGATTATACCGTTTTGGAAGGTGTTCTTAGCGGAAATACGGCAAACAACGGAGTCGATTACCAACTGTTGCGAAAAGCAGAAGGTTCTGATGAAGTTTTTGGCTGGGTACGCTATATCATTCCTAATTCTGATGCTTCTTCTAAAGACATCCGACGCGGCGATATTTTTTATGCCGTAAACGGAACTCCGTTAAATGTCAATAACTACAGAGAACTGCTTGCAGGGCAGAATTATACTTTAAATTTAGCCGATTATGATAGCGGAAACATTACTCCAAACTCCCGTTCGGTAGCATTGACAAAAACAGACCTGGCTGAAAACCCAATCCTCATCAATAAGGTTTTAACTTATGATACGCACAAAATAGGCTATTTGATGTACAATGGTTTTTATGGCGAATATGACAATAACCTGAATGCTGTTTTCGGTCAATTCAGAGCCGAAGGTGTAACTGATTTGGTTTTGGATTTGAGATACAATTCCGGAGGTGCCGTAAAATCTGCAACTTATCTGGCGAGTATGATTACAGGCCAATTTAACGGACAGGTTTTTGCAAAACAGCAATGGAACGCCAAGATTGAAGATTATTTTAATGACAATGACCCGGAACAGCTCATCAACCGATTCTCAAACAGTATTGGAGGTAACGCTATAAACAGCCTGAACCTGACCAAAGTGTATATACTCACCTCAAAAAGCACCGCTTCTTCCAGTGAATTGGTCATCAACGGGCTGAAACCTTACATTGAGGTTGTTCAGATTGGAGACGTTACGGTTGGAAAAAATGTGGGTTCCGTGACCTTGTATGATTCGCCTTCGTTTGGAAAGCAAGGGCGTTCAAACCGCCATAAATATGCCATGCAGCCTATCTGTTTCAAAATTGTAAACTCGGCAGGATTCGGAGAATATCAAAATGGAATATCTCCTCCTACACCTCAGCCTGAAAACCTGGGTGACCTTGGAGTTTTGGGCGAACCTACCGAACCTCTTTTGAGCATGGCAATCTCACAGATTACAAACGCAGGAAGAAGAAGAATGCAACAGCCGGATAAAACATTCGAACCTTTCAAAGACCGCAAGTCGATGCAGCGATTTGGTACTGAAATGTATATAGATAAGGTTCCGGATGGAATTAAAGATTTTTTCAAATTTTAA
- a CDS encoding T9SS type A sorting domain-containing protein, with translation MKRILSLMSIMVLSPVLGQSYAPEAGVAGSTAMEPDSPLFVAWATGITVERGYVNKANPSLVVSGSNRASAGVPQNALGPANGSVVCLGDEGSAILTFELPIINGPGFDFAVFENGGPSFLELGFVEVSSDGIHFFRFPAHSQTQTATQIGTFGTPSAPYLNNLAGKYGSKGVPFDLTDIPDNELLDKNKITHIKVIDVVGSIDPLYATYDSYGNAVNDSFPTPFNSGGFDLDAVGVIHQVTLGIGDSAKKRIALYPNPASEKFYIQNLKETARITIYDLSGRIVFENNIQEAEAISVSELNSGIYIVEIATGTKKVNERLVVK, from the coding sequence ATGAAAAGAATCTTATCCCTGATGTCTATCATGGTTCTTTCTCCTGTTTTGGGACAATCGTATGCTCCGGAAGCAGGTGTGGCGGGCTCCACAGCTATGGAGCCAGACAGCCCGCTTTTTGTAGCCTGGGCTACTGGCATTACGGTTGAAAGAGGCTATGTCAACAAGGCTAATCCGAGCCTTGTTGTTTCCGGAAGCAACAGGGCTTCAGCAGGCGTTCCTCAAAACGCGCTAGGGCCTGCCAACGGAAGCGTCGTGTGTCTGGGAGATGAAGGCAGTGCAATCCTTACATTTGAATTGCCCATCATTAACGGACCGGGATTTGATTTTGCTGTTTTTGAAAACGGTGGTCCTTCTTTTTTAGAGTTAGGGTTTGTGGAAGTAAGTTCTGACGGGATCCATTTTTTTAGATTTCCGGCCCATAGCCAAACGCAAACCGCCACCCAGATAGGAACATTTGGAACACCGTCTGCACCTTACCTGAATAACCTTGCAGGGAAATACGGAAGCAAAGGAGTGCCTTTTGATTTGACAGACATCCCTGATAATGAGCTGTTGGACAAGAACAAAATCACGCATATAAAAGTAATAGATGTAGTAGGCTCGATAGACCCGCTATATGCTACTTATGACAGCTACGGTAATGCGGTAAACGATTCTTTTCCTACGCCGTTTAATTCGGGAGGATTTGATCTGGATGCTGTTGGCGTAATCCATCAGGTAACATTGGGTATTGGCGATAGTGCCAAAAAGAGAATAGCGCTCTATCCCAATCCGGCTTCAGAAAAATTCTATATCCAAAATTTGAAAGAAACCGCCAGAATAACAATCTATGACCTGTCTGGCAGGATTGTTTTTGAAAACAACATTCAGGAGGCAGAAGCTATTTCTGTTTCGGAATTAAATTCGGGCATTTATATTGTCGAAATAGCCACAGGAACAAAAAAGGTTAATGAACGGTTGGTTGTTAAATAA
- a CDS encoding DUF5074 domain-containing protein — protein MKQLYGFLAASLLSFTALPVFGQSFNDGVFILNEGGAGSNNASVSFLSNTGNLQNNIYATVNPTVGALGDTAQNMAIHGDYAYIVLNISNTIKIVNNQTFQHVATINTGLNNPRYIAFSNGKAYVTNWGSGGSTTDDYVAVINLSTNTIETNIALAEGVERILEINGKIYVAHQGGYGYGNTVSVIDPTSNTLERNIQVGDVPNSMVEKDGILYVLCGGKPSWAGTETFGALVKINTETQTVIGQVDFPQKHPSNLKIDGSNVYYSINADVFKASIADTAVPATPFFTLPPQNQYGIYGMEVINNKIYVGDAVNYVSDGKVYVYTTTDGTLSNTYTVGKLPNGFVKAVDSNLGTGEHTKQNIVLYPNPATDYLYVNTDKQAMVKMYDMAGRLIKNQSYTTSGVGISELNPGMYVVEITIDNATSVQKIIKR, from the coding sequence ATGAAACAACTTTACGGCTTCCTTGCAGCCAGCTTATTATCTTTTACCGCATTGCCGGTTTTTGGACAATCTTTTAATGATGGTGTTTTTATCCTGAACGAAGGTGGCGCCGGTTCTAACAACGCTTCGGTTTCTTTTCTTTCTAATACTGGAAACCTGCAAAATAATATTTATGCAACTGTAAATCCTACAGTAGGGGCCCTTGGAGATACAGCCCAGAATATGGCTATTCATGGCGACTATGCTTATATTGTTTTGAATATTTCGAACACGATTAAGATTGTCAATAACCAGACATTTCAGCATGTAGCCACCATCAATACAGGACTTAATAACCCAAGATATATTGCTTTTAGTAACGGAAAAGCCTATGTAACCAACTGGGGAAGTGGAGGAAGTACAACAGATGATTATGTGGCAGTAATTAATCTTTCTACCAATACAATCGAAACGAATATTGCTTTGGCTGAAGGTGTTGAAAGAATTCTTGAAATAAACGGAAAAATTTATGTGGCCCACCAGGGAGGTTATGGTTACGGAAATACAGTTTCTGTAATTGACCCAACATCAAATACATTGGAACGCAACATTCAGGTAGGTGATGTTCCAAATTCGATGGTTGAAAAAGACGGGATTTTATATGTGCTTTGCGGAGGAAAACCAAGTTGGGCAGGAACTGAAACATTTGGTGCTTTAGTTAAAATAAATACCGAAACCCAAACGGTTATCGGACAGGTTGATTTTCCTCAGAAGCATCCATCGAATTTGAAAATTGATGGCAGCAATGTGTATTATAGTATTAATGCAGACGTTTTCAAAGCATCAATAGCAGATACAGCCGTGCCAGCTACACCTTTCTTTACATTGCCTCCGCAAAACCAATACGGAATTTACGGCATGGAAGTTATAAACAACAAAATATATGTTGGCGATGCCGTTAATTATGTTTCAGATGGTAAAGTATATGTTTACACAACAACAGACGGCACTTTGTCGAATACCTATACGGTAGGAAAGTTGCCAAATGGTTTTGTTAAGGCTGTTGACAGTAATCTGGGAACCGGAGAACATACAAAACAGAATATTGTGCTTTATCCTAATCCGGCAACCGACTATTTATATGTAAATACAGACAAGCAGGCTATGGTAAAAATGTATGATATGGCAGGAAGGTTGATAAAAAACCAGTCTTATACAACGTCCGGAGTTGGTATTTCGGAATTAAATCCGGGTATGTATGTTGTTGAAATCACAATTGATAATGCGACAAGCGTTCAGAAAATAATAAAAAGATAA
- a CDS encoding YncE family protein — protein MKKLNKFFLMLFASSLFLASCSSDDNSPNVSLGQYDNGVFVVNEGNSTITTSSITFISNSGAVEQDVFRNVNPGAAELGTYLQPMFFDNTRAFIISGSANKITVVNRYTFEYIATISTNLQNPRFGAVANGKAYVTNAADWMTGTDDYLTVINLSDYSTSTKTLGVWSERIIEENNKLYITNGYAYGDATSVTVFNPATNNVEATIQLGFNPNSFEEEDGILYVLGSEKLAKINLATNMVVGIPITVAASTSAGAKNLNVEDNKIYYTVDTAVYAMALNATVAPSAPLLTYESQSEYGRMYGFAVNDGKIYIADGGDFSSDSKAYIYSTTGSLLSTITVGVGPNSFYFN, from the coding sequence ATGAAAAAGCTAAATAAGTTTTTTTTAATGCTGTTTGCAAGTTCACTTTTTTTGGCTTCCTGTAGCAGCGATGACAATTCTCCAAATGTGTCATTAGGGCAGTATGACAATGGAGTATTTGTGGTAAATGAAGGAAATTCAACCATTACTACCAGTTCTATCACTTTTATCAGTAATTCAGGTGCTGTTGAACAGGATGTATTCAGAAATGTCAATCCGGGAGCAGCGGAGTTAGGAACCTACCTTCAGCCAATGTTCTTTGATAATACCAGAGCTTTTATCATTTCCGGTTCGGCCAATAAAATTACGGTCGTTAACCGTTATACTTTTGAATATATTGCAACTATCAGTACCAACCTGCAAAATCCTCGATTTGGAGCTGTAGCCAATGGCAAAGCCTATGTAACCAATGCTGCAGACTGGATGACAGGAACAGACGATTACTTAACGGTAATTAATCTTTCGGATTATTCTACGAGTACTAAAACCCTTGGGGTGTGGTCTGAACGTATTATTGAAGAAAATAATAAGCTGTATATCACTAACGGCTATGCTTATGGTGATGCTACTTCTGTTACTGTTTTCAATCCGGCAACCAATAATGTAGAGGCTACTATTCAGTTAGGATTCAATCCTAATTCTTTTGAAGAAGAAGATGGTATCTTATATGTTTTGGGTTCTGAAAAACTTGCAAAAATCAATCTGGCTACCAATATGGTTGTTGGAATCCCAATTACTGTGGCAGCATCAACTTCAGCAGGAGCCAAAAACCTGAATGTTGAAGACAATAAAATTTATTATACCGTTGATACAGCTGTTTACGCCATGGCGCTTAATGCAACTGTAGCTCCGTCTGCTCCATTGCTAACGTATGAATCCCAGTCAGAATACGGAAGAATGTACGGTTTTGCAGTAAACGATGGTAAGATTTATATTGCTGATGGAGGAGATTTTTCTTCAGACAGCAAGGCTTATATTTATTCAACAACAGGAAGTTTATTAAGCACAATTACAGTAGGAGTAGGACCAAACAGCTTTTATTTCAATTAA
- a CDS encoding TonB-dependent receptor plug domain-containing protein, giving the protein MIFRKLYLFLFFCICQSALAQYDSIHNLKVVEISDLQLKDYSDSQSVLKLTDSIINKNQSSLTSLLNYNSVIYFKENGLGMVSSPSFRGTTAQQTAVVWNGININSQLNGQTDFNTITTRDFNSIAVRAGGGSSIYGSSAIGGSIHLNNTINFEEHFSNTLRLNYGSFNTYGGNYKIDASDGKFSVQVSLSRNSSDNDYDYVDADGKNLNGQYYNTSLNAAIGYKINDANFLKLYSQVFEGERHFSLIFPSEIRTKYQDLNTRNLLEWDSFFGKFVSKVKFAALSEKYKYFSNISSNAYTFGQVRTYIGKYDLAFDAGNAIKLNAVVDFTQNKGEGSDIKNEQRNIGSASLLFKHKLTQKILYELSVRKELTNNYKSPFLFSLGTKWAASDFYTLKLNGSKNFRVPTFNDLYWQPGGNENLKPESSYQAEIGNEFRFAGFELTLTGYYIDIKDMLRWIPNGSVWSPQNTDKVRTYGGEALLTWSKNFGNHHLLFNGTYAYTVSEDMEKKKQLIYVPYHKATSSLSYSWKKLAVDYQCLYNGEVFTRSDNNSRYNIDAYFVSNASVSYDFGNKNSRIVGFQVLNLLNENYASVESRFLPGRNFNMYLTLNF; this is encoded by the coding sequence ATGATTTTTAGAAAGCTATACCTGTTTTTGTTTTTCTGTATCTGCCAATCTGCATTGGCACAATATGACAGCATCCATAATTTAAAAGTTGTAGAGATTTCAGATTTACAGCTTAAGGATTATTCGGATTCGCAGTCTGTATTGAAATTAACGGATTCGATTATCAACAAAAACCAATCTTCGCTTACTTCATTACTGAATTACAATTCCGTAATCTATTTTAAAGAAAACGGTCTTGGTATGGTTTCTTCTCCTTCTTTCAGGGGAACAACTGCGCAACAAACTGCCGTTGTCTGGAACGGAATCAATATCAATTCGCAATTGAACGGGCAGACTGATTTCAATACTATTACCACAAGAGATTTTAATTCGATTGCTGTTCGTGCCGGAGGAGGAAGTTCAATTTATGGAAGTAGTGCAATTGGCGGGAGTATCCATCTCAATAACACGATTAATTTTGAAGAGCATTTTTCCAATACACTTCGGTTGAATTACGGGAGTTTCAACACCTATGGTGGAAACTACAAGATTGATGCTTCTGATGGAAAATTCAGCGTTCAGGTAAGTCTTTCCAGAAATAGTTCGGATAACGATTATGATTATGTAGATGCTGATGGCAAAAACCTGAACGGCCAATATTATAATACCAGCCTGAATGCGGCGATTGGCTACAAGATTAATGATGCCAATTTTTTAAAACTATATAGTCAGGTGTTTGAAGGCGAGAGGCATTTTTCGCTGATTTTTCCCTCTGAAATCAGGACCAAATACCAGGACCTGAATACCCGAAATTTACTGGAATGGGATAGTTTCTTTGGCAAATTTGTTTCCAAAGTAAAATTTGCAGCCTTAAGTGAAAAATATAAATATTTTAGCAATATCAGTTCCAATGCCTACACCTTTGGGCAGGTTAGAACCTATATCGGGAAATATGACCTTGCTTTTGATGCCGGTAATGCCATTAAGTTGAATGCGGTTGTCGATTTTACACAGAACAAGGGAGAAGGTTCTGATATTAAAAATGAACAGAGAAACATTGGTTCTGCCAGCCTGCTGTTTAAGCACAAGCTGACACAAAAAATACTTTATGAACTCAGTGTCAGAAAAGAGTTAACCAATAATTACAAAAGTCCGTTCTTATTTTCTTTAGGGACGAAATGGGCTGCTTCTGATTTTTATACCTTAAAATTAAATGGTTCCAAAAACTTCAGGGTGCCCACTTTTAATGACTTATATTGGCAACCGGGCGGAAATGAAAACCTAAAACCAGAATCTTCCTATCAGGCAGAAATAGGGAATGAGTTTCGTTTTGCAGGTTTCGAACTTACATTAACCGGTTATTATATCGATATTAAAGACATGCTGCGCTGGATTCCAAACGGTTCTGTCTGGTCGCCTCAAAACACCGACAAAGTACGTACCTATGGAGGTGAAGCACTGCTTACATGGTCTAAAAATTTTGGAAATCATCACTTGCTGTTCAATGGGACATATGCCTATACCGTTTCGGAAGACATGGAAAAAAAGAAGCAATTGATTTATGTTCCTTACCATAAGGCTACATCGTCATTGAGTTATTCATGGAAGAAACTGGCTGTGGATTACCAATGCCTATATAACGGTGAAGTCTTTACAAGGTCTGACAATAATTCAAGATATAATATCGATGCTTATTTTGTAAGCAATGCCTCTGTCAGTTACGATTTTGGAAATAAGAATTCCCGGATTGTAGGTTTTCAGGTGCTGAATCTTTTGAATGAAAACTATGCCAGTGTGGAAAGCAGGTTTCTACCCGGAAGAAATTTTAATATGTATCTAACTTTAAATTTTTAA